Proteins from a single region of Bacteroidota bacterium:
- a CDS encoding DUF2851 family protein — protein MTETFLHYIWKNRLFNFNQLKTVDGQEVEILNPGIYNTNAGPDFFNAQLRIDSTLWAGNVEIHILASDWIKHDHQKDASYDSCILHVVHENDAVTRRMDGSIIPAIELKGKYPNYLWDNFIQLISENEWVSCSHRLKEIEHDVWIQLFEDKSEERLRLKAQHILISLEGLKNDWEECFYQYLCKNFGFQLNGMPFEMLARSLPLKIVRKEQGNSANLEALFYGQAGMLDRDFSDDYPIDLKKRFAFLQSKYSLKPIHPSTWKFLRMRPVNFPTIRLAQMIRLIQNTNNLFAIARDLENLKDFYNLFSFPVHDYWTNHYLFEKETAPKDKTIGKTSVDNIIINTVSPFLYAWGIFTGSDSYKMIAEELLSKLSPENNRIIEKWSNCGVKAENAGHSQALIQLKQYHCSEKKCLTCSIGMKLINTLP, from the coding sequence GTGACTGAAACCTTTCTTCATTACATCTGGAAAAACCGGTTGTTCAATTTTAATCAGCTAAAAACTGTTGATGGACAAGAAGTAGAAATTCTTAATCCGGGAATTTACAATACGAATGCAGGGCCTGATTTTTTCAATGCTCAATTACGTATTGATTCTACTCTTTGGGCGGGAAATGTTGAGATTCATATTCTCGCTTCCGACTGGATCAAACATGATCATCAGAAAGACGCTTCTTATGATAGTTGTATTCTCCATGTCGTTCATGAAAATGATGCAGTGACAAGAAGAATGGATGGATCAATCATTCCTGCTATCGAACTCAAAGGAAAGTATCCTAATTATCTGTGGGATAATTTTATTCAGTTGATTAGCGAAAATGAATGGGTGTCGTGTAGTCATCGGCTGAAGGAAATTGAACACGATGTTTGGATACAACTTTTTGAAGATAAATCAGAAGAACGATTACGTCTCAAAGCACAGCATATACTCATTTCACTCGAAGGACTGAAAAACGACTGGGAAGAATGTTTCTATCAGTATTTGTGTAAAAATTTTGGCTTTCAGTTAAATGGAATGCCATTTGAAATGCTGGCCAGAAGTTTACCATTAAAGATCGTCAGAAAGGAGCAGGGCAACTCAGCAAATCTGGAAGCGTTATTTTATGGACAAGCCGGAATGCTTGACAGAGACTTTTCAGATGATTATCCCATTGATCTGAAAAAACGCTTTGCTTTTCTTCAGTCAAAATATTCTCTCAAGCCAATTCATCCATCGACCTGGAAGTTTTTGAGGATGCGCCCCGTTAATTTTCCAACGATCCGGTTAGCTCAAATGATCCGGTTAATTCAGAATACGAATAATCTGTTTGCTATAGCACGGGATCTTGAAAACCTGAAAGACTTTTATAATCTCTTCAGTTTTCCGGTTCATGATTACTGGACAAATCATTATTTATTTGAAAAAGAGACAGCTCCCAAAGACAAAACAATCGGTAAAACTTCTGTCGATAATATAATTATCAATACAGTAAGCCCATTTCTCTACGCATGGGGGATTTTTACCGGATCGGATTCTTATAAAATGATAGCTGAAGAGCTACTTTCTAAACTTTCCCCCGAAAATAATCGTATCATTGAAAAGTGGAGCAACTGTGGTGTAAAAGCCGAAAATGCCGGGCATTCGCAAGCCCTTATCCAACTCAAACAATATCATTGCTCAGAAAAAAAATGCTTAACTTGCAGCATTGGAATGAAACTAATCAATACCCTGCCATGA